In Choloepus didactylus isolate mChoDid1 chromosome 6, mChoDid1.pri, whole genome shotgun sequence, one DNA window encodes the following:
- the RPS13 gene encoding 40S ribosomal protein S13 translates to MGRMHAPGKGLSQSALPYRRSVPTWLKLTSDDVKEQIYKLAKKGLTPSQIGVILRDSHGVAQVRFVTGNKILRILKSKGLAPDLPEDLYHLIKKAVAVRKHLERNRKDKDAKFRLILIESRIHRLARYYKTKRVLPPNWKYESSTASALVA, encoded by the exons ATGGGTCGCATGCATGCTCCTGG GAAGGGCCTGTCCCAGTCGGCTCTGCCCTATCGCCGCAGCGTCCCCACA TGGTTGAAGTTGACATCTGATGACGTGAAGGAGCAAATCTACAAACTGGCCAAGAAAGGCCTGACTCCTTCACAAATAG GTGTGATCCTGAGAGACTCACATGGTGTTGCACAAGTACGTTTTGTGACAGGCAATAAAATCTTGAGAATTCTGAAGTCCAAAGGACTTGCTCCTGATCTTCCTGAGGATCTCTATCATCTAATTAAGAAAGCTGTTGCTGTTCGAAAGCATCTTGAGAGGAacagaaaa gataAAGATGCTAAATTCCGTCTGATTCTGATTGAGAGCCGAATTCACCGATTAGCTCGATATTATAAGACAAAGCGAGTTCTCCCCCCAAATTGGAAATA tgaatCATCCACAGCTTCTGCCCTGGTTGCATAA